TTGCGGGGCGAAGATCGTCTCGAAGCGGCGTTCGAGCTCGCCGAGCAGGCGATCGCTGAAGGCTCGGGGTGCGGCGTGGCGGGCATCGGCTTCCCGCGGGGTCTGGACCAGCAGGCAGGCGCGCGAGGGCAGGGCGGGGGCGGAGCCGCGGTCGAGGGGCCTCGGGTGAAAGGCCGCGCGGTGACGCGCTGCCGGTGGAGGAAGGTCGAGACGCGTGCGGCGGCCCCGGGGGCCGCCGCGTGGGGCAGCGTCTCAGGCGCGGCTATCCGCCGCGCCGGCGCCGAACATGCTGAACAGCAGTTCGCGGCCGAGGTCGGTGAGCACCAGGCGCTGCTGGTCGTTGTAGGTAGCGGCGCCGCTGCCTTCCAGGATGCGCCGGTAACGGGGCCAGTCCCCGTCGGCGGCATCCAGATGCCGGAGCGCGCGGGCGTCGAGGCCCCGGTCGGGGATCGAGACGCTTTCCAGGACGTGGCCCTCGCGGTAGAGCAGGGCGGCCATGTCGCAGAGGCACTGCCGCAGGCTGCGCTGTGGGGTGGCCCCGGGGGATGAAGTGCTCATGGGCGCTATCGCCCTCCTCGCGGTCGCCAATGTTGCAGCGCATTATACTGGCGGCCAGGGCTTAGACCAAGGTCTAAGCCGTTTTCCCCCACACACCCGGGCCCCAACGCAAGACGCCCCGGCCATGACGGGCCGGGGCGTCGGGGATGTCGGGACGGATGGCCGGGTCAGCCGTCCACGCGGCCCAGCAGCAGGAACTCCAGCAGCGCCTTCTGGGCATGCAGCCGGTTGCCGGCCTCCTGCCAGACCACGGCGCGCGGGTCGTCGAGCAGGGTCTCGCTGATCTCCTCGCCGCGGTGGGCCGGCAGGCAATGCAGGAAGAGCACGTCGTCGGCGGCACGGTCGAGCAGCGCCTCGCTGACCTGGAAGCCGGCGAAGTCGGCCTCGCGCCTGGCCTGCTCCTCCTCCTGGCCCATGGAGGCCCAGACATCGGTGGTCACCAGGTCGACATCGACCACCGCCTGCCGGGGATCGTGCAGCACGGTCACCCGGTCGCCGGCGGCGTCGAGGATATCCTGGCGCGGCTCGTAGCCCTCGGGGCAGCAGATGCGCAGCTGGAAATCGAACTGGCGCGCCGCGTTGATCCAGGAGTGGCACATGTTGTTACCGTCGCCGATCCAGACGGCGGTGCGGCCCCGCACGCTGCCGCGCAGTTCGGTCCAGGTCATGACGTCGGCGAGCAGCTGGCAGGGGTGGTAGTCATCGGTGAGGGCGTTGATCACCGGGACCTCGCTGGCGGCCGCATAGGTCTCCAGGCCCTGGTGGGAGAAGGTGCGGATCATCACCGCGTCGACCATCTCGGCGAGCACCCGGGCGGTGTCGCCGATGGGCTCGCCGCGACCGAGCTGGGTGTCGCGGGGCGACAGGAAGAGCGCATGGCCGCCGAACTGCGCCATGGCGGTCTCGAAGGAGACCCGGGTGCGCGTCGAGGACTTCTCGAAGATCATCGCCAGGGTGCGGTTGGCGAACGGCGTATAGGTCGGGCCATGGGTCTTCAGGCCGTTCTTGATCGCGATGCCTCGCTGGATCAGGTGGCGCAGTTCATCCGGACTCAGGTCGAGCAGGGTCAAGAAATGGCGGGTCGCCATGGCGTCACTCCACGGGGAAAAAACGACCATCCTAGCCAGCTGCGGGGGGATGCGCAATGCGCCCGGCATCCGTACAATGGGCCTATCAACAAGGCCGACCAACGCACTCGGGTATTGCCCGGCAGCGCCCTGGTCACCACGCGATCCAGAGGGAGTGCACATGAGTACCACCGTCGAGAACATCCAGCGCCAGATCAGCGAGAACCCGATCCTGATCTACATGAAGGGTACCCCCCAGCTGCCCCAGTGCGGCTTCTCCGCCCAGACCGTCCAGGCCCTGATGGCCTGCGGCGAGCGCTTCGCCTTCGTCAACGTGCTGGACAATCCGGATATCCGCGCCGAGCTGCCCAAGGTGGCCAACTGGCCGACCTTCCCGCAGCTGTGGGTCGAGGGCGAGCTGGTCGGTGGCTGCGACATCGTCGTCGAGATGTACCAGAACGGCGAGCTGGAGCCCCTGATCAAGGACACCGCCGCCAAGCACCAGGACGATCAGGCGGAAGGCTGAAGCTCGAAGAGCGGCGCTTCGCGCCTGGAAGCTTGAAGCTGGACGATCAACACCCCTGCAGCATTGCTGCAGGGGTGTTTGCTATGGGGGCGGCGAACTTATGCTGCTCTCCAGCTTCCAGCTTCCAGCTTCCAGCTTCCAGCTTCCAGCTTCCAGCTTCCAGCTTCCAGCTTCCAGCTTCCAGCTTCCAGCTTACGGCTCTTCGATGCCCTGCTCGCGCTGCGCCAGTTGCCAGCCGCCGAGGTCCTTGTAGCGGTTGACCATGGCACAGAACAGCTCGGCGGTACGCTCGGTGTCGTAGCGGGCCGAGTGGGCCGAGGTGTTGTCGAACTCGATGCCCGCGGCCCGGCAGGCGCGGGCCAGCACGGTCTGGCCGTAGACCAGGCCGGCGAGCGAGGCGGTGTCGAAGCTCGAGAAGGGATGGAAGGGGTTGCGCTTGATGCCGCAGCGCTCCACCGCGGCATTCAGGAAGCCGTGGTCGAAGGCGGCGTTGTGGCCCACCAGCACCGCCCGCGTGCAGCCGTTGGCCTTGATCGCCTTGCGCACCGGACGGAACACCTCGCCCAGCGCCTCGGTCTCGCTGACCGCCACCTGCTGACGCAGGGGATCGTCGAGGCGGATGCCGGTGAAGTCCAGCGCCGACTGCTCGATGTTGGCCCCCTCGAAGGGCGCGACATGGCAGGCATAGGTCGCATCCGGCATGAGGTTGCCTTCGGGATCCATGGTCAGGGTCACGGCGGCGATCTCCAGCAGGGCGTCGCGCTGGGGATTGAAGCCGCCGGTCTCCAGGTCCACCACCACGGGCAGGAAGCTGCGGAATCGCTGTGCCATGAGTTCGCGGGCGACCACCTCGCTCATGCACCTCTCCTTGTTGGGCCAACGGAATGTCTCGAAACGCGAGAGTCTACCAGCTCGGGCCCGGGGCGTCCCGTCGCCGGTATTCGTGGTGGGCCTGGCGCGCTATAATCGAGCCTTTACGTCGTTCACCTAGAAGGAGCCCCAGCATGTCCGATGTCAAGAAGGTCGTGCTCGCCTATTCCGGCGGCCTGGACACATCCGTCATCGTCAAATGGTTGCAGGAAACCTACGACTGCGAAGTGGTGACCTTCACCGCCGACATCGGCCAGGGTGAGGAAGTCGAGCCGGCACGGGCCAAGGCCGAGGCCCTGGGCGTCAAGGAAATCTACATCGAGGACCTGCGCGAGGAGTTCGTGCGCGACTACGTCTACCCGATGTTCCGCGCCAACACCATCTACGAGGGCGAGTACCTGCTCGGTACCTCCATCGCGCGCCCGCTGATCGCCAAGCGGCTGATCGAGATCGCCAACCAGACCGGTGCCGACGCCATCTCCCACGGGGCCACCGGCAAGGGCAACGACCAGGTGCGCTTCGAGCTCGGCGCCTACGCGCTGAAGCCGGGGGTCAAGGTGATCGCGCCGTGGCGGGAGTGGGACCTCAACTCCCGCGAGAAGCTGATGGCCTACTGCCAGCAGCACGACATCCCGGTGGACTTCACCGGCCAGAAAAAGAAATCGCCGTACTCCATGGACGCCAACCTCCTGCACATCTCCTACGAGGGCGGCATCCTCGAGGATCCCTGGGCCGAGGCCGAGGAAGACATGTGGCGCTGGAGCGTGGCACCGGAGGCCGCCCCGGACACCCCCACCTACATCGAGCTGACCTTCGACAAGGGCGATATCGTGGCCATCGATGGCATGCCGATGAAGCCCCACGAGGTGCTCTCCCGGCTCAACAAGCTGGGCGGCGACAACGGCATCGGCCGCCTCGACATCGTCGAGAACCGCTACGTGGGCATGAAGTCCCGCGGCTGCTACGAGACCCCGGGGGGCACCATCATGCTGCGTGCCCATCGCGCCATCGAGTCGATCACCCTCGACCGCGAGGAGGCCCATCTCAAGGATGAGCTGATGCCCAAGTACGCCGAGGTGATCTACAACGGCTACTGGTGGAGCCCGGAGCGCCGCATGCTGCAGGCCGCCATCGACGAGACCCAGAAGAACGTCTCCGGCGTGGTGCGCATGAAGCTCTACAAGGGCAGCGCCACCGTGGCGGGCCGCAAGTCCGACGCCTCGCTGTTCGACGAGTCCATCGCCACCTTCGAGGACGACGCCGGCGCCTACGACCAGAAGGATGCCGAGGGCTTCATCAAGCTCAACGCCCTGCGCCTGCGGATTGCCGCTGGCAAAGGCCGCCAGCAGGACTGATCGCGACGGCGCCGGCGCGTCCGGTGCCCTCGACTCGGGAGGGCCACGATGTTCAAGAAGCTGCTATCCGGCCTGTTCGGCCAGGGCGTGGCCAAGGCCGGCGCCGCCGAGGGTGAGCCGGTGGCCTACAAGGGCTATCTGATCGTTCCCCAGGCCGAGGACATGGGCGGCCAGTTCCGCGTCAGTGGCTGGATCCGCAAGCCCCGGGGCGACGACGGCGAGATGCTCGAGCACCGCTTCGAGCGCTCCGACGTGGTCCCCGGCCGCGAGGCCTGCGATAGCCTGATGGTCAGCAAGGCGGAGCGGCTCATCGACGAGATGGGCGACGCCCTCTTCGACGAGGGCTGACACCCTCGGCCAGACCAAGCCAGACCAAGCCAGACCAAGCCAGACCGATCGACGGCGCCCGCGCGGCGCCGTTTCTCGTGGCGGCGACCTTCCCGGCCGGGGAGCGCCTCCCGGCGGGCTGCTACCCTGAAGCGGAACGCCTGCCGGAGTCCCCATGCGCCTGCTCCACCGTGCCTCGCCCTGGCGGGCCCTGCTTGCCGGCCAGGCGGGGCCGCTCGATGACCGCCTGACCGAATTGCTGGCCCCGCTGCGTGACTCGCTGGTGCGGCTGGGACCCGAACCCACGCTTGCCGCGTCCCGTGCCTGGCAAGCCGAGCTGGTGGATGCCCTGTCCCGGCTGGAGCTGCCCGCCTGGCGGATCGCCCAGCTGATCAGCGACCACAACGATGGCCTCTATCGCCACGCCATCGAACTCGCCCTCAACGAGATGCGCGGCCAGGGCTGGGGGGAGCCCCCGGTGGCCTTCTGCGTCCTGACCCTAGGCTCGGCGGCGCGCCACGAGAGCCTGCTGGGGCCCGACCAGGACAACGCCATGCTGATCGCCGACTATCCGGATGCCCGCCATGGCGAGATCGATGGCTTCTTCCAGTCCCTCGGTGAGCGCTTCACCGCGCGGCTCGATGCCGCGGGGATCCCGCTGTGCCCGGGGCACGTGATGGCTCGCTGGCCGATGTGGCGCAAGCGCCTGGGGGAGTGGGATGCCCAGCTGGCCCTCTGGACCGCCGAGCGCCGGGTCAAGCGGGTGCAGCAGGCCAATATCCTGCTCGACTTCCATCCGGTCCATGGCGCGACGGCCCTGGCCGAGGCGCTGGCCGACAGCGTCGCCCGCCACGTGCCGAGGGCGTCGTTGTTCCTCGACGAGATGGCCGCGCTGCTCGACGAGTCACCGGTGGCGCTGGACCGCTTCGGGCGGTTGGCCGGCGGCGGCAAGGAGGCGCCCCACGACGGCGCCGTGGACCTGAAGCACGGCGGGCTGATGCCGCTGGTGGGGGCCGTGCGGCTGCTGGCGCTGCGCCATGGCCTGCGGGCCGTGGCGACGCGCGATCGCCTCGCCGCCCTGGTCACCGAGGGCGTGCTCGCCGCCGGTGAGGCCGCCGAGCTGATGCGCTCCATGGCGCGTCTCCAGGCGCTGCTGCTGGAGGCCCAGCGCGGGGCGCGCCGGGAGGGACGCGTGGTGGATGGCTGGGTGGGCCTCGACGGCCTCGGCGAGGACCAGCGGCTGATGCTGCGTCACGACCTGGGCGTCATTCGCCGGCTGGTACGGCGGGCGCAGGCGTCGTCTTAGGACTCTCCTCGGGGGCCTCCGGCAACTCCATCACCAGGCAGGCGCCGCCCAGGGTCGGCGCGGCCTCCACCCACAGCCGACCCCCCAGGTGGGCGACGATGCCGCGGCTGATGGGCAGGCCGAGCCCGCTGCCGCGCGGCCGGCCGCGGACGGGACCGTCGTCCTCGCGCTGGATCTGGTGGAACTTCTCGAAGACCCGCTCGCGTTCGGCCTCGGCGATGCCGGGGCCGTTGTCCTCCACGGCGAGGCGGTAGCCCCGCTTGTGGCGGGCCAGGTGCAGGCGCACCCGGGGCGCGTCGTCGGCGGCGAACTTGCCGGCATTGTCGAGCAGGTTGATGATCACCTGCTCGAGCCGGTCCGGGTCGCCGATCACCGGCGCGGCCTCGACCTCGATGGCCACCTCCAGGGCCACGCCGCGCTCCTCCAGGGGCCGCTGTATCGCCTCCAGGCTGTGGCGGGCCAGGGCGACGAGGTCCAGGCGCTGCGGGTGCAGGGTCAGGCGGCCGCTTTCGAGGCGGGCCAGGTCGAGGATCTCCTCGATCAGCCGTGACAGCCGCTGGCTCTCGCGCACCACCACGTCGAGGAAATGCGCGCGCTTGTCGTCGGGCAGCTCGCGGTTGTCGCGCAGGATCTCGGCGAAGGCGCGGATCGAGGTCAGGGGCGTGCGCAGCTCGTGGCTGACCATGGCCACGAACTCGTCCTTGAGCCGGTCCAGCTCGCGCAGGCGCTCGTTGGCGTCGCGCAGCTCGCGGCCGATGCGCTCGAGCTCCCGGGACTTCTGCTCGAGCCGGCGGTTCATCTCCAGGGTCTCGGAGGTGGTGTCGAGGATGCTGAGGATGGCCTCGAGGTCGAGGGCCTCGCCGCGCACCACCGAGTCGATCAGCACCCGGGCCGAGGCGTTGCCCAGGGCGCCGGCCAGCGCCTGCTCCGCCCGGGCGATCAGGGCGGCGGGCGCCGGCTGGTCGTCGTCCTCGGCGGTGGTGGCGCCGAACACCCGGGCCGTGGCGGCGCCCCCCAGGTAGCGGTCGAGCAGGGCGCGCAGCTCCCCGCGCGGGATCTGGCCCTGCCACAGCGAGGCCTGGTCGAGGCGGGGATGCAGGGCCTCGGTGAACAGCGCGGCCTGGGTCTGCTCGAGGGGCGATTGCCGGGCGAACAGCGAGACGCCCACCAGCAGGCCGACGTTGGCGCCGAGGCTCCACAGCAGCGAGTGGGTGTAGATGTCCCAGCCCTCGAGGCCGAACAGGGCATAGGGCCGCAGCCAGCCGATCCCGAAGGGGCCCTGGGACAGGAAGCCGGCATCGAGCCAGCCCGACTGGGCGAACCCCGGGATCAGCAGGGTCCAGGCCCAGACCAGGAAGCCCGCGCTCATGCCGAGCCCGGCGCCCAGCCGGTTGGCGCCCCGCCAGTACATGCCGATCAGCAGCGCCGGGGCGAACTGGGCGGCCGCGGCGAAGGACACCAGGCCGATGGTGACCAGGCTGTAGGCGTCGCCGATCAACGCATGGTAGCTGTAGCCCAGCAGCAGGATGCCGAAGATCGCCACCCGGCGGATGCCCAACACCCAGCCGGCGAGCGCCCCCCGGCTGCTCTGCGGTAGGCGCTTCGAGCGCAGCAGCAGCGGCATCACCAGCTGGTTGCTGACCATGGTGGACAGCGCGATCGTCTCGACGATCATCATGCCGGTCGCCGCCGACAGGCCGCCGATGAACACCAGCACCGGCAGGCCCTCGCCGCCCGCGGCCAGGGGCAGGGTCAACACGAAGCTGTCCGGGTCGCCGCCGGCGTCGCCCAGCAGCCCGGCCAGGGCGATGGGGATCACGAAGAGGTTGATCACCAGCAGGTAGAGCGGGAAGAGCCAGGCGGCGCGCTGGATATGGCGCTCGTCGACGTTCTCCACCACCAGCACCTGGAACTGTCGGGGCAGGGTCAGGAAGGCGAGGAAGGCGAGCACCAGCATGCCGACCCAGCCGAGCGAGCCCCCCGGGACCGCCGCCAGGCTCAGCGCCTGCTCGAGGGCC
The Halomonas sp. M4R1S46 DNA segment above includes these coding regions:
- a CDS encoding HlyU family transcriptional regulator is translated as MFKKLLSGLFGQGVAKAGAAEGEPVAYKGYLIVPQAEDMGGQFRVSGWIRKPRGDDGEMLEHRFERSDVVPGREACDSLMVSKAERLIDEMGDALFDEG
- a CDS encoding sensor histidine kinase, whose amino-acid sequence is MRDELTVLTIAFGYLALLFVIAAWGDRRAEQGRSLIGSPTVYALSIAVYCTAWTFYGSVGRAAQTGPSFLLIYLGPTLAMLLAPFVIRKMVRIATAQRITSIADFISARYGKSAGLGALVALIALIGITPYIALQLKAITLSYATLVDYPQETARRLDEASFLADKSFWVALVLAVFIILFGTRHLDASERHEGMVAAIAFESLVKLAAFLSVGVFTVFVLYQGPADLFARVAATPALEQALSLAAVPGGSLGWVGMLVLAFLAFLTLPRQFQVLVVENVDERHIQRAAWLFPLYLLVINLFVIPIALAGLLGDAGGDPDSFVLTLPLAAGGEGLPVLVFIGGLSAATGMMIVETIALSTMVSNQLVMPLLLRSKRLPQSSRGALAGWVLGIRRVAIFGILLLGYSYHALIGDAYSLVTIGLVSFAAAAQFAPALLIGMYWRGANRLGAGLGMSAGFLVWAWTLLIPGFAQSGWLDAGFLSQGPFGIGWLRPYALFGLEGWDIYTHSLLWSLGANVGLLVGVSLFARQSPLEQTQAALFTEALHPRLDQASLWQGQIPRGELRALLDRYLGGAATARVFGATTAEDDDQPAPAALIARAEQALAGALGNASARVLIDSVVRGEALDLEAILSILDTTSETLEMNRRLEQKSRELERIGRELRDANERLRELDRLKDEFVAMVSHELRTPLTSIRAFAEILRDNRELPDDKRAHFLDVVVRESQRLSRLIEEILDLARLESGRLTLHPQRLDLVALARHSLEAIQRPLEERGVALEVAIEVEAAPVIGDPDRLEQVIINLLDNAGKFAADDAPRVRLHLARHKRGYRLAVEDNGPGIAEAERERVFEKFHQIQREDDGPVRGRPRGSGLGLPISRGIVAHLGGRLWVEAAPTLGGACLVMELPEAPEESPKTTPAPAVPAGE
- a CDS encoding DUF294 nucleotidyltransferase-like domain-containing protein, whose protein sequence is MRLLHRASPWRALLAGQAGPLDDRLTELLAPLRDSLVRLGPEPTLAASRAWQAELVDALSRLELPAWRIAQLISDHNDGLYRHAIELALNEMRGQGWGEPPVAFCVLTLGSAARHESLLGPDQDNAMLIADYPDARHGEIDGFFQSLGERFTARLDAAGIPLCPGHVMARWPMWRKRLGEWDAQLALWTAERRVKRVQQANILLDFHPVHGATALAEALADSVARHVPRASLFLDEMAALLDESPVALDRFGRLAGGGKEAPHDGAVDLKHGGLMPLVGAVRLLALRHGLRAVATRDRLAALVTEGVLAAGEAAELMRSMARLQALLLEAQRGARREGRVVDGWVGLDGLGEDQRLMLRHDLGVIRRLVRRAQASS
- a CDS encoding Grx4 family monothiol glutaredoxin, giving the protein MSTTVENIQRQISENPILIYMKGTPQLPQCGFSAQTVQALMACGERFAFVNVLDNPDIRAELPKVANWPTFPQLWVEGELVGGCDIVVEMYQNGELEPLIKDTAAKHQDDQAEG
- the argF gene encoding ornithine carbamoyltransferase, which produces MATRHFLTLLDLSPDELRHLIQRGIAIKNGLKTHGPTYTPFANRTLAMIFEKSSTRTRVSFETAMAQFGGHALFLSPRDTQLGRGEPIGDTARVLAEMVDAVMIRTFSHQGLETYAAASEVPVINALTDDYHPCQLLADVMTWTELRGSVRGRTAVWIGDGNNMCHSWINAARQFDFQLRICCPEGYEPRQDILDAAGDRVTVLHDPRQAVVDVDLVTTDVWASMGQEEEQARREADFAGFQVSEALLDRAADDVLFLHCLPAHRGEEISETLLDDPRAVVWQEAGNRLHAQKALLEFLLLGRVDG
- the rnt gene encoding ribonuclease T, whose protein sequence is MSEVVARELMAQRFRSFLPVVVDLETGGFNPQRDALLEIAAVTLTMDPEGNLMPDATYACHVAPFEGANIEQSALDFTGIRLDDPLRQQVAVSETEALGEVFRPVRKAIKANGCTRAVLVGHNAAFDHGFLNAAVERCGIKRNPFHPFSSFDTASLAGLVYGQTVLARACRAAGIEFDNTSAHSARYDTERTAELFCAMVNRYKDLGGWQLAQREQGIEEP
- a CDS encoding argininosuccinate synthase, which encodes MSDVKKVVLAYSGGLDTSVIVKWLQETYDCEVVTFTADIGQGEEVEPARAKAEALGVKEIYIEDLREEFVRDYVYPMFRANTIYEGEYLLGTSIARPLIAKRLIEIANQTGADAISHGATGKGNDQVRFELGAYALKPGVKVIAPWREWDLNSREKLMAYCQQHDIPVDFTGQKKKSPYSMDANLLHISYEGGILEDPWAEAEEDMWRWSVAPEAAPDTPTYIELTFDKGDIVAIDGMPMKPHEVLSRLNKLGGDNGIGRLDIVENRYVGMKSRGCYETPGGTIMLRAHRAIESITLDREEAHLKDELMPKYAEVIYNGYWWSPERRMLQAAIDETQKNVSGVVRMKLYKGSATVAGRKSDASLFDESIATFEDDAGAYDQKDAEGFIKLNALRLRIAAGKGRQQD